One part of the Bacteroidales bacterium genome encodes these proteins:
- the yidD gene encoding membrane protein insertion efficiency factor YidD — protein sequence MKRNFIILLLSVLALQNPIKAYGQISEDINNFEKIKIYKPEKKRDYSYAKEQFKTFQVLFSGMFLFYKNFISSQDNSSCPFRISCSEYFIKSVQKKGVILGFLNGIDRYKRCNGFSNNRYERDYETGKLIDPVD from the coding sequence ATGAAAAGAAATTTTATCATACTCTTGCTGTCGGTTTTAGCATTACAAAATCCGATTAAAGCATACGGACAAATAAGTGAGGATATAAACAATTTCGAAAAAATTAAAATTTACAAACCTGAAAAAAAGAGAGATTATTCTTATGCAAAAGAACAATTTAAAACTTTTCAGGTATTGTTTTCGGGGATGTTTTTGTTTTATAAAAATTTTATATCATCGCAAGATAACAGCTCTTGTCCGTTCCGGATTTCCTGTTCGGAATATTTTATAAAATCGGTGCAAAAAAAGGGAGTAATACTCGGTTTTTTAAACGGAATAGACAGATATAAAAGATGTAACGGTTTCAGCAATAACAGATACGAAAGGGATTATGAAACCGGTAAACTAATTGACCCTGTTGATTAA